In Diorhabda carinulata isolate Delta chromosome 6, icDioCari1.1, whole genome shotgun sequence, a single genomic region encodes these proteins:
- the LOC130895173 gene encoding acyl-CoA Delta-9 desaturase-like isoform X2, whose product MTEGNHANIIENELPFNNDQNAENKPHKRKVEISNIRDKEGKKEDVFVPKIRWPDTLVQLYLHLGCLYGLYLCVVSAKFVTVIFALLTVYISGFGITAGAHRLWSHKSYKAKWPLRLLLVLLFTITGQRHVYIWALDHRVHHKYSETNADPHNAKRGFFFSHVGWLVLTPHPDVVEKRKAVDMSDLEADAIVMWQKKYYLPLFVIFNVLLPVSIPVYFWNETIWNSFWINFNFRFTITLNIAFFVNSVAHMWGQKPYDKNISSVENLGVSLATLGEGWHNYHHVFPWDYKAGELGNTYNPSTAFIHFFAKLGWAYDLKSVSRNMVIRRTIKTGDGSHPEIWGYGDTDIDREDMEELDNMAEEKYI is encoded by the exons ATGACAGAAGGAAACCATGCTAATATTATAGAAAACGAATTGCCATTCAACAACGATCAAAATGCAGAAAACAAACCGCAcaaaagaaaagttgaaatcaGTAACATTAGAGACAAAGAGGGAAAAAAAGAAGACGTATTTGTACCAAAAATTCGGTGGCCCGACACTTTAGTACAATTATACCTACATTTAGGTTGTTTATATGGACTGTATTTATGTGTAGTTTCAGCGAAATTCGTTACAGTTATATTTG cTCTTTTAACAGTTTATATATCAGGTTTTGGTATAACAGCCGGAGCTCATAGGCTATGGTCACACAAATCTTACAAAGCTAAGTGGCCACTTAGATTACTTCTAGTTTTATTATTCACAATCACAGGCCAG AGACATGTGTATATCTGGGCTTTAGATCACAGGGTCCATCACAAATACAGTGAAACAAATGCTGATCCGCACAATGCTAAAAGAGGTTTCTTCTTCTCGCACGTCGGTTGGTTGGTACTCACACCTCATCCTGATGTTGTAGAGAAAAGAAAAGCAGTAGATATGAGTGATTTGGAAGCAGATGCAATAGTCATGTGGCAGAAAAA GTATTATCTTCCATTATTTGTGATATTCAACGTGCTTTTACCAGTATCCATTCCAGTATATTTTTGGAACGAAACCATATGGAACTCATTCTGGATCAACTTCAATTTTAGATTCACCATCACTTTAAACATCGCATTTTTCGTGAATAGCGTTGCACATATGTGGGGACAGAAACCATATGACAA GAACATCAGTTCAGTAGAGAATCTAGGAGTATCTTTAGCAACGCTAGGTGAAGGTTGGCACAACTATCATCATGTTTTCCCATGGGACTACAAAGCAGGGGAGTTGGGTAATACCTATAATCCATCTACAGCATTCATACACTTTTTTGCGAAACTTGGTTGGGCGTATGATCTCAAAAGTGTCTCAAGAAATATGGTTATCagaagaacaataaaaacaggAGATGGCAGTCATCCTGAAATCTGGGGATATGGCGATACAGATATTGATAGAGAAGATATGGAAGAATTAGATAATATGgcagaagaaaaatatatatga
- the LOC130895173 gene encoding acyl-CoA Delta-9 desaturase-like isoform X1 — translation MTSTPSNLMTEGNHANIIENELPFNNDQNAENKPHKRKVEISNIRDKEGKKEDVFVPKIRWPDTLVQLYLHLGCLYGLYLCVVSAKFVTVIFALLTVYISGFGITAGAHRLWSHKSYKAKWPLRLLLVLLFTITGQRHVYIWALDHRVHHKYSETNADPHNAKRGFFFSHVGWLVLTPHPDVVEKRKAVDMSDLEADAIVMWQKKYYLPLFVIFNVLLPVSIPVYFWNETIWNSFWINFNFRFTITLNIAFFVNSVAHMWGQKPYDKNISSVENLGVSLATLGEGWHNYHHVFPWDYKAGELGNTYNPSTAFIHFFAKLGWAYDLKSVSRNMVIRRTIKTGDGSHPEIWGYGDTDIDREDMEELDNMAEEKYI, via the exons TAATGACAGAAGGAAACCATGCTAATATTATAGAAAACGAATTGCCATTCAACAACGATCAAAATGCAGAAAACAAACCGCAcaaaagaaaagttgaaatcaGTAACATTAGAGACAAAGAGGGAAAAAAAGAAGACGTATTTGTACCAAAAATTCGGTGGCCCGACACTTTAGTACAATTATACCTACATTTAGGTTGTTTATATGGACTGTATTTATGTGTAGTTTCAGCGAAATTCGTTACAGTTATATTTG cTCTTTTAACAGTTTATATATCAGGTTTTGGTATAACAGCCGGAGCTCATAGGCTATGGTCACACAAATCTTACAAAGCTAAGTGGCCACTTAGATTACTTCTAGTTTTATTATTCACAATCACAGGCCAG AGACATGTGTATATCTGGGCTTTAGATCACAGGGTCCATCACAAATACAGTGAAACAAATGCTGATCCGCACAATGCTAAAAGAGGTTTCTTCTTCTCGCACGTCGGTTGGTTGGTACTCACACCTCATCCTGATGTTGTAGAGAAAAGAAAAGCAGTAGATATGAGTGATTTGGAAGCAGATGCAATAGTCATGTGGCAGAAAAA GTATTATCTTCCATTATTTGTGATATTCAACGTGCTTTTACCAGTATCCATTCCAGTATATTTTTGGAACGAAACCATATGGAACTCATTCTGGATCAACTTCAATTTTAGATTCACCATCACTTTAAACATCGCATTTTTCGTGAATAGCGTTGCACATATGTGGGGACAGAAACCATATGACAA GAACATCAGTTCAGTAGAGAATCTAGGAGTATCTTTAGCAACGCTAGGTGAAGGTTGGCACAACTATCATCATGTTTTCCCATGGGACTACAAAGCAGGGGAGTTGGGTAATACCTATAATCCATCTACAGCATTCATACACTTTTTTGCGAAACTTGGTTGGGCGTATGATCTCAAAAGTGTCTCAAGAAATATGGTTATCagaagaacaataaaaacaggAGATGGCAGTCATCCTGAAATCTGGGGATATGGCGATACAGATATTGATAGAGAAGATATGGAAGAATTAGATAATATGgcagaagaaaaatatatatga